The Bacteroidota bacterium genome has a window encoding:
- the argC gene encoding N-acetyl-gamma-glutamyl-phosphate reductase codes for MIKAGIIGGAGYTAGELLRILLRHPEVEIAFVNSQSNFGKYVYEVHEDLIGETTLKFGEPNFSAADVIFLCQGHGHSKTFLQGNNISRKTKIIDLSQDFRLKEEGNDFVYGLPEINRDKITQATHIANPGCFATAIQLAILPLFSSKLQIADIHINGITGSTGAGQAPSATTHFSWRNDNVSVYKPFVHQHLKEINESVHQLQEGYQGQLNFIPMRGNFSRGILVTAYTQCDSSLEELKAIYKDFYSGHPFVSLSDKSPNLKMVVNTNKCVLSLEKVDSNLLITSVIDNLVKGASGQAVQNMNLLFGLDETTGLKLKPIGY; via the coding sequence ATGATCAAAGCAGGAATTATAGGAGGAGCAGGTTATACTGCCGGAGAACTCCTCAGGATACTTCTCCGGCATCCTGAAGTTGAAATTGCTTTTGTAAACAGCCAGAGCAATTTTGGCAAATATGTTTATGAGGTACATGAAGATCTGATAGGTGAAACAACTTTAAAATTTGGAGAGCCCAATTTCAGTGCTGCAGATGTAATTTTCCTTTGCCAGGGGCATGGCCATTCAAAAACTTTTCTTCAGGGAAATAATATTTCCAGGAAAACAAAAATCATCGATCTTAGCCAGGATTTCAGATTAAAAGAAGAAGGCAATGATTTTGTTTACGGCTTGCCCGAAATAAACCGGGACAAGATCACACAAGCAACTCATATTGCCAATCCCGGCTGTTTCGCCACTGCCATTCAACTGGCCATACTTCCCCTATTCAGCTCAAAATTGCAGATTGCAGACATTCACATCAATGGAATAACCGGTTCGACGGGAGCAGGGCAAGCACCATCGGCCACGACCCACTTCAGTTGGCGCAATGATAATGTTTCTGTTTACAAACCTTTTGTTCATCAACATCTTAAAGAGATCAATGAATCTGTTCATCAACTGCAGGAGGGATATCAGGGGCAGCTGAATTTTATTCCCATGAGAGGCAACTTTTCCCGTGGCATACTGGTTACAGCCTATACCCAATGTGACTCTTCACTTGAAGAACTAAAAGCAATTTATAAAGATTTTTACAGTGGACATCCTTTTGTTTCCCTTTCTGATAAAAGCCCGAATCTGAAGATGGTGGTAAACACCAACAAATGCGTGCTTTCACTGGAAAAGGTTGACAGCAACCTACTAATTACCAGCGTAATTGACAATCTGGTTAAAGGAGCTTCAGGCCAGGCTGTACAAAACATGAACCTTTTGTTTGGCCTTGATGAAACTACCGGGTTAAAATTAAAACCTATAGGATATTAG